The following are encoded in a window of Rosa chinensis cultivar Old Blush chromosome 4, RchiOBHm-V2, whole genome shotgun sequence genomic DNA:
- the LOC112197801 gene encoding putative disease resistance protein At1g50180: protein MAEAVVSIVVGTLADFIIQEAKHFCRVRDQVELAQTELQMMQGFLKDADKRQQDDETVRIWVAKVRDAAYDMEDAIEIFSFKVSSKTRRLACILIKGKGVHKIVAEIEKITTRISSLRLSLQTYNIREIRESRDGATSSYQRQQQLRRTYSHIIERDVVGLQDNIKELVTHLVNDENCHKVVSIWGMGGLGKTTLAKQVYYQSEVRRHFSCFAWVCISHRFQVREVWEGILIKLISATNEQREEIGRMREDEIAKKLYLILQERTCLVVLDDIWSIETWDSLKAGFPHEKTMSKILLTTRNKAVALHADRKGFLHQPRPLNDSESWQLFEIIAIFGREETNPEIHSKMKELGKKMLLHCAGLPLAISALAGLLARKDTIDEWNAVHKNVFAYIRRGKGHEQEYAGASWVLALSYDDLPYHLKPCFLYLGHFPEDFEIPVKLLTQLWMAEGLISLGQQGQSFIGSLEDIGYSYLSELVERCVVQIGERGSIRKIKTCRIHDLMRDLCLLKTEEENFLQIVNFSHKKEAMYPSASSTVSISKVRRLAIHLDDKADRLVPPRDERNGHLRSLLYFTPRNWMPRNQRLVQSVFKVFKLLRVLRFENMCTEVELPSDIGNMVHLRFLSLRRCHIKRLPLSMGNLKSMQTLDLRFRQLDIVPNVLWKMEQLRHLYLPLYYRASGKLRLDTLHYLQTLLHVDNSHLNDITELTNLKKLAVQVSSPLKNLEKVLTSTSSTLERIRSLYVHNVVGIHSYAEVSQIVSKCHNIYKLDLNGPTVELPKDLQGYPNLTKLWLCRCFLKENQMSVLEKLPNLRNLYLQSGTFEDNVKTLVCSKGGFLHLEFLSLSYMDEIDGWTVEEGAMPSLCQLHISRCRGLTTFPDGLRYNSSLKKLSITRMPRTFYSKLQEGGEDFYKIQHVPSLVFGEACD from the exons ATGGCTGAGGCTGTTGTTTCCATTGTGGTGGGAACGCTCGCGGACTTTATCATTCAGGAAGCGAAGCACTTCTGTAGAGTTAGGGATCAGGTTGAGCTTGCACAAACAGAGCTTCAAATGATGCAAGGCTTCTTGAAAGATGCAGATAAAAGGCAACAAGACGATGAAACAGTGCGCATTTGGGTTGCCAAAGTTAGGGATGCTGCTTATGATATGGAGGACGCTATCGAAATTTTTTCCTTCAAAGTCTCTTCCAAGACGAGAAGGCTTGCTTGTATCTTGATTAAAGGAAAGGGAGTTCACAAGATCGTTGcagaaattgagaaaatcacAACCAGAATCTCTAGCTTGAGGCTGAGTTTGCAGACCTACAACATCAGAGAAATAAGGGAGAGTAGAGATGGTGCAACCTCTTCGTATCAGAGGCAGCAACAACTGAGGCGAACTTACTCTCACATTATTGAACGTGATGTTGTTGGATTACAAGACAACATAAAGGAATTGGTTACGCATCTGGTGAACGATGAGAACTGCCACAAAGTTGTTTCTATCTGGGGCATGGGTGGTTTGGGAAAGACCACTCTTGCAAAGCAGGTTTATTATCAGAGTGAAGTTAGGCGCCATTTTAGTTGTTTTGCTTGGGTGTGTATATCTCACAGGTTCCAAGTAAGGGAAGTCTGGGAAGGAATTTTGATTAAACTCATTTCTGCTACCAATGAGCAACGAGAAGAAATTGGGAGAATGAGGGAGGATGAAATTGCCAAAAAGCTTTATCTTATTCTACAAGAAAGGACATGTTTGGTGGTTCTTGATGACATCTGGAGTATAGAGACATGGGACTCTTTGAAAGCTGGATTTCCACATGAGAAAACTATGAGCAAAATATTACTCACTACGCGCAACAAAGCAGTAGCTCTGCACGCAGATAGAAAAGGGTTTCTTCACCAACCTCGGCCACTAAATGACTCTGAAAGTTGGCAATTGTTTGAGATCATAGCTATTTTTGGAAGGGAGGAAACAA ATCCTGAAATCCACTCAAAGATGAAAGAGTTGGGAAAGAAGATGCTTCTGCATTGTGCAGGTTTGCCATTAGCCATCAGTGCACTTGCCGGACTTCTAGCTAGAAAGGACACAATTGATGAGTGGAATGCAGTGCATAAGAATGTTTTTGCATACATAAGAAGAGGAAAAGGCCATGAACAAGAATATGCAGGTGCATCATGGGTTTTGGCATTGAGTTATGATGACTTGCCATACCATTTAAAACCATGCTTTCTATATTTAGGTCACTTTCCTGAGGATTTTGAAATACCAGTGAAACTATTGACTCAATTATGGATGGCAGAAGGTCTAATATCTTTGGGGCAACAAGGACAAAGTTTCATTGGATCATTGGAAGACATAGGGTACAGCTACTTGAGTGAATTAGTGGAAAGATGTGTGGTTCAAATTGGAGAAAGGGGTTCAATTAGAAAGATTAAAACTTGCCGCATCCATGACCTTATGAGAGATTTGTGCTTGTTAAAGACAGAAGAGGAGAACTTCCTTCAAATTGTTAACTTTTCGCATAAAAAAGAGGCAATGTATCCTTCTGCTTCTTCTACAGTAAGTATCAGTAAAGTTCGAAGACTTGCAATCCATTTGGATGATAAGGCTGACAGATTAGTTCCCCCAAGAGATGAAAGAAATGGCCACCTCAGGTCCTTGTTGTACTTTACCCCAAGAAACTGGATGCCACGAAATCAAAGATTGGTACAATCAGTTTTTAAGGTCTTCAAATTGCTTAGAGTTTTGAGGTTTGAAAATATGTGTACAGAAGTAGAGTTGCCAAGTGACATTGGGAATATGGTTCATCTCAGGTTCCTGAGCCTAAGGCGTTGTCATATAAAGCGGTTGCCATTGTCCATGGGGAATTTGAAGAGCATGCAAACTCTAGATCTTAGATTTCGTCAATTAGATATTGTTCCAAATGTGCTATGGAAGATGGAACAACTGAGGCACTTGTATTTACCCCTGTACTACCGTGCAAGTGGTAAACTGCGGCTAGATACTCTTCACTATTTGCAGACCTTACTGCATGTTGACAATTCTCACTTGAATGATATTACTGAACTAACCAATCTTAAAAAATTGGCTGTGCAAGTGTCGAGCCCCTTGAAGAATCTGGAGAAGGTATTAACATCTACAAGCAGCACACTTGAGCGCATCAGGTCTCTATACGTGCACAACGTAGTTGGAATTCATAGTTATGCAGAGGTTTCACAAATAGTTTCAAAATGTCACAACATATACAAGCTTGATTTGAATGGTCCAACTGTAGAGTTACCAAAAGACCTTCAGGGCTATCCAAATCTCACCAAGTTGTGGTTGTGTCGTTGCTTTCTAAAGGAGAATCAAATGTCAGTACTAGAGAAGCTGCCAAACTTGAGAAATCTTTATCTCCAATCCGGTACGTTTGAGGACAATGTCAAGACACTAGTGTGCTCCAAAGGAGGCTTTCTTCATCTTGAATTCCTCTCCCTGAGCTACATGGACGAAATAGATGGGTGGACTGTGGAGGAAGGAGCCATGCCTAGTCTCTGCCAATTGCACATTTCGCGGTGTAGAGGATTGACCACATTTCCGGATGGCTTGAGGTACAACAGCAGCCTCAAGAAGTTGAGCATTACGCGGATGCCTAGGACCTTCTATAGTAAGCTTCaggaaggaggagaggattTCTATAAAATTCAACATGTGCCTTCGCTTGTATTTGGAGAGGCGTGCGACTAG
- the LOC112197802 gene encoding 37S ribosomal protein S28, mitochondrial: MMALRLRTNQHRTLTNPSSLIHLFSTSSSDPSDSTDPTEPNPQSDSSSLSNYFSDVKASLRQQQQHRSRPTSQNNSNNPSLSRPSKATSLEEISNKLAEFRLGSIGPNPTAPPPPNPISFEKLYNKDVSSRKMEFQTIRESLKLIKPNADERNERKGEGLPKLRFRKSLDMNPSQDAGVREGALPSLFYKEKERSGDKSSDALKTEFVKIYSYKELGEKLSELRPEEGKEFTLGELSERLVKLRMMEEKESESRVGGVFVDLRHTLEALKISQQEEKHRKTSRQRLRIIDIGQTPEYMMKPPKEGLVEKYFHPDNMSSAEKLKIELGKVRDEFKMSESDCGSARVQVAQLTTKIKHLSSVLHKKDKHSLKGLQAMVQRRKKLLKYLRRTDWDSYCLVLSKLGLRDTPDVKQEYKKHYKN, encoded by the exons ATGATGGCTCTCCGACTGAGAACCAACCAGCACCGAACCCTCACAAACCCATCATCTCTCATCCACCTCTTCTCCACTTCCTCCTCAGACCCATCCGACTCAACTGACCCAACTGAACCCAATCCCCAGTCCgactcttcctctctctccaaCTACTTCAGCGATGTCAAAGCCAGCCTCAGGCAACAGCAACAACACAGGAGCAGACCCACTTCTCAGAACAACAGCAACAACCCTTCTCTCTCCCGCCCTTCCAAGGCCACCTCCTTGGAGGAAATCAGCAACAAGCTTGCGGAGTTTCGGCTTGGATCCATTGGGCCAAACCCCACTGCACCTCCACCTCCGAACCCCATTTCGTTTGAGAAGCTCTATAACAAAGACGTGAGCAGCCGCAAGATGGAGTTTCAGACGATTCGGGAGAGTCTGAAGCTTATAAAGCCCAATGCCGATGAGCGGAATGAGAGGAAGGGTGAGGGTTTGCCGAAGTTGAGGTTTCGGAAAAGTTTGGATATGAATCCCAGCCAGGATGCGGGTGTTAGGGAGGGAGCACTTCCGAGTTTGTTTTATAAGGAGAAGGAGAGAAGCGGAGACAAGAGCTCGGATGCATTGAAGACCGAGTTTGTGAAGATTTATAGCTATAAAGAGTTGGGGGAGAAGCTGAGCGAGTTGAGGCCTGAGGAGGGGAAGGAGTTTACATTGGGGGAGTTGAGTGAGAGGTTGGTCAAGTTGAGGATGATGGAAGAGAAAGAGTCTGAGTCTCGGGTTGGGGGAGTGTTTGTGGACTTGAGGCACACCTTGGAGGCCTTGAAGATATCCCAACAAGAGGAGAAGCATAGGAAAACTTCGA GGCAGAGGCTTCGTATCATAGATATAGGTCAAACTCCTGAGTATATGATGAAACCCCCAAAGGAAGGCTTGGTTGAGAAG TATTTCCATCCAGATAACATGTCTTCTGCAGAAAAGCTGAAAATTGAGCTTGGCAAAGTTAGAGATGAATTTAAAATGTCAGAGTCAGATTGTGGTTCTGCACGAGTTCAAG TGGCACAACTCACAACTAAGATCAAACATCTATCTTCAGTTTTACACAAAAAG GATAAGCATTCACTTAAGGGTCTTCAAGCAATGGTGCAGAGAAGAAAGAAGCTATTAAAGTATCTTCGAAGAACTGACTGGGACTCTTACTGCCTTGTTCTCTCCAAACTTGGTCTCCGGGACACGCCAGATGTCAAACAAGAGTACAAGAAACATTACAAGAATTAA